Proteins encoded in a region of the Salminus brasiliensis chromosome 2, fSalBra1.hap2, whole genome shotgun sequence genome:
- the adpgk gene encoding ADP-dependent glucokinase isoform X1 has protein sequence MWRKAALVALLALALGYIYRTNPELPERMLRFVTQSLPQYEPIAPALEETISRAWDVLITAPTRQWGRVAVGVNACIDVVVSGVGLLQALAVDPGSGRDHDVLRSKEDLKETFIHYMEKGAAAERFFSDSEVFQRIARAAAEYPGAQLYVGGNAALIGQKFASYPELVVLLCGPVGPKLHELLDEQIIVPPESLQETDEYHLILEYKAGEQWGLTRAPQANRFIFSHDVSNGEMSTLETFVASLEEFQPGLVVLSGLHMMEGMGRELWEDRLKEAVIAISDVRNEVPIHLELASMTDRDYMSSIMKEQVMPIVNSIGLNEQELLFLSQAGGGPHSDLPAWNGIPDVGRVTDILLWILEQHGRADPESEADLTRIHFHTLAYHILATVDGHWANQRAAVAAGARVASSQACGLQAVDVSKVVLKVPLRFYSSFSEPRESLVLEPSSPVTVWRRRNVTFYLSPVLVCKQPLRTVGLGDAISAEGLMYSEIAPQPQSEQ, from the exons ATGTGGAGGAAGGCTGCACTGGTGGCTCTGCTAGCCCTTGCATTAGGGTATATTTATCGCACAAATCCAGAGCTACCAGAGCGAATGCTGCGGTTTGTCACCCAGTCCCTTCCCCAGTATGAGCCCATCGCTCCTGCTCTGGAAGAAACCATCTCCAGGGCCTGGGATGTCCTCATCACTGCCCCTACCAGGCAATGGGGTCGAGTAGCGGTTGG GGTAAACGCCTGTATAGACGTGGTGGTGTCAGGGGTAGGGTTGCTCCAGGCTTTGGCTGTCGATCCGGGATCAGGCCGAGACCATGATGTGCTACGCTCCAAAGAGGACCTAAAAGAGACCTTCATTCACTACATGGAGAAAGGGGCAGCTGCGGAGCGATTCTTCTCGGATAGTGAAGTCTTTCAAAGGATTGCTCGGGCTGCTGCTGAGTATCCTGGCGCCCAG CTGTATGTGGGAGGAAAtgctgctctgattggtcagaagTTTGCCTCATACCCTGAGCTGGTG GTGCTCTTGTGTGGCCCTGTGGGCCCTAAACTGCATGAACTGCTGGACGAGCAGATAATAGTACCTCCAGAATCACTGCAAGAGACTGACGAATATCACCTCATTCTGGAGTACAAGGCAG GGGAGCAGTGGGGATTGACTCGAGCTCCTCAGGCCAATCGCTTCATCTTCTCTCATGATGTGTCGAATGGCGAAATGAGTACTTTGGAGACTTTTGTGGCAAGTCTCGAGgagtttcagcctggactggtGGTGCTTTCTGGACTCCACATGATGGAGGGCATGGGCCGGGAGCTGTGGGAGGACAGACTCAAAGAG GCAGTCATTGCCATCTCGGATGTCCGCAATGAGGTGCCCATACATCTGGAGTTGGCCAGCATGACTGACCGAGACTACATGAGCAGCATCATGAAAGAG CAGGTCATGCCCATCGTCAACTCTATTGGGCTGAATGAACAGGAGCTGCTCTTCCTCTCCCAAGCCGGTGGTGGTCCTCATTCCGACCTCCCTGCCTGGAACGGCATTCCTGACGTGGGCAGAGTAACTGACATTCTCCTGTGGATCCTGGAGCAGCACGGGAGGGCTGACCCGGAGTCCGAGGCTGATCTGACTAGGATACACTTCCACACTCTGGCCTACCACATCCTGGCTACTGTCGACGGGCACTGGGCGAACCAGCGAGCAGCGGTGGCGGCTGGGGCACGTGTGGCCAGCAGTCAGGCATGTGGCCTACAGGCTGTGGATGTTAGCAAAGTGGTGCTCAAAGTGCCACTGAGGTTCTACAGCTCATTTTCAGAGCCTAGAGAGAGCTTGGTGTTGGAACCATCCAGTCCGGTTACCGTGTGGCGAAGGAGGAACGTGACCTTCTATCTTAGTCCAGTACTGGTGTGCAAACAACCACTCCGGACAGTCGGGCTGGGGGACGCAATCTCAGCAGAGGGACTGATGTACTCTGAGATTGCTCCCCAGCCCCAATCTGAGCAGTAA
- the adpgk gene encoding ADP-dependent glucokinase isoform X2, producing MWRKAALVALLALALGYIYRTNPELPERMLRFVTQSLPQYEPIAPALEETISRAWDVLITAPTRQWGRVAVGVNACIDVVVSGVGLLQALAVDPGSGRDHDVLRSKEDLKETFIHYMEKGAAAERFFSDSEVFQRIARAAAEYPGAQLYVGGNAALIGQKFASYPELVVLLCGPVGPKLHELLDEQIIVPPESLQETDEYHLILEYKAGEQWGLTRAPQANRFIFSHDVSNGEMSTLETFVASLEEFQPGLVVLSGLHMMEGMGRELWEDRLKEAVIAISDVRNEVPIHLELASMTDRDYMSSIMKEVMPIVNSIGLNEQELLFLSQAGGGPHSDLPAWNGIPDVGRVTDILLWILEQHGRADPESEADLTRIHFHTLAYHILATVDGHWANQRAAVAAGARVASSQACGLQAVDVSKVVLKVPLRFYSSFSEPRESLVLEPSSPVTVWRRRNVTFYLSPVLVCKQPLRTVGLGDAISAEGLMYSEIAPQPQSEQ from the exons ATGTGGAGGAAGGCTGCACTGGTGGCTCTGCTAGCCCTTGCATTAGGGTATATTTATCGCACAAATCCAGAGCTACCAGAGCGAATGCTGCGGTTTGTCACCCAGTCCCTTCCCCAGTATGAGCCCATCGCTCCTGCTCTGGAAGAAACCATCTCCAGGGCCTGGGATGTCCTCATCACTGCCCCTACCAGGCAATGGGGTCGAGTAGCGGTTGG GGTAAACGCCTGTATAGACGTGGTGGTGTCAGGGGTAGGGTTGCTCCAGGCTTTGGCTGTCGATCCGGGATCAGGCCGAGACCATGATGTGCTACGCTCCAAAGAGGACCTAAAAGAGACCTTCATTCACTACATGGAGAAAGGGGCAGCTGCGGAGCGATTCTTCTCGGATAGTGAAGTCTTTCAAAGGATTGCTCGGGCTGCTGCTGAGTATCCTGGCGCCCAG CTGTATGTGGGAGGAAAtgctgctctgattggtcagaagTTTGCCTCATACCCTGAGCTGGTG GTGCTCTTGTGTGGCCCTGTGGGCCCTAAACTGCATGAACTGCTGGACGAGCAGATAATAGTACCTCCAGAATCACTGCAAGAGACTGACGAATATCACCTCATTCTGGAGTACAAGGCAG GGGAGCAGTGGGGATTGACTCGAGCTCCTCAGGCCAATCGCTTCATCTTCTCTCATGATGTGTCGAATGGCGAAATGAGTACTTTGGAGACTTTTGTGGCAAGTCTCGAGgagtttcagcctggactggtGGTGCTTTCTGGACTCCACATGATGGAGGGCATGGGCCGGGAGCTGTGGGAGGACAGACTCAAAGAG GCAGTCATTGCCATCTCGGATGTCCGCAATGAGGTGCCCATACATCTGGAGTTGGCCAGCATGACTGACCGAGACTACATGAGCAGCATCATGAAAGAG GTCATGCCCATCGTCAACTCTATTGGGCTGAATGAACAGGAGCTGCTCTTCCTCTCCCAAGCCGGTGGTGGTCCTCATTCCGACCTCCCTGCCTGGAACGGCATTCCTGACGTGGGCAGAGTAACTGACATTCTCCTGTGGATCCTGGAGCAGCACGGGAGGGCTGACCCGGAGTCCGAGGCTGATCTGACTAGGATACACTTCCACACTCTGGCCTACCACATCCTGGCTACTGTCGACGGGCACTGGGCGAACCAGCGAGCAGCGGTGGCGGCTGGGGCACGTGTGGCCAGCAGTCAGGCATGTGGCCTACAGGCTGTGGATGTTAGCAAAGTGGTGCTCAAAGTGCCACTGAGGTTCTACAGCTCATTTTCAGAGCCTAGAGAGAGCTTGGTGTTGGAACCATCCAGTCCGGTTACCGTGTGGCGAAGGAGGAACGTGACCTTCTATCTTAGTCCAGTACTGGTGTGCAAACAACCACTCCGGACAGTCGGGCTGGGGGACGCAATCTCAGCAGAGGGACTGATGTACTCTGAGATTGCTCCCCAGCCCCAATCTGAGCAGTAA